One genomic segment of uncultured Ilyobacter sp. includes these proteins:
- the treC gene encoding alpha,alpha-phosphotrehalase, producing MENFKKSCVYQIYPKSFKDTSGNGQGDLKGITKKLDYLKKLGVDYVWLTPIYISPQHDNGYDVADYYNINPDFGTMEDFEELVEEAGKRGIKIMLDMVFNHTSTEHEWFKKAMAGVKKYMDYYILKDPVDGREPTNWESKFGGNAWEYVPHLNKYYLHLFDKTQADLDWENEELREEIYRIVNFWLEKGVKGFRLDVINLISKPEIFENDYVGDGRRFYTDGPKIHEYLKELNRRTFGKYNDVVTVGEMSSTTIENCIRYSNPQEKELSMVFNFHHLKIDYKNGNKWSDVEFDFAMLKDLFDNWQTKMDKGSGWNALFWCNHDQPRVVSRYGDDKSYYKESAKMLATTIHMMKGTPYIYQGEEIGMTNAYFDSISQYRDVESINYYEILKKDGVSEDEILRILQKKSRDNSRTPMQWDNSSNAGFTSGEPWIGVISNYREINAKKSLEDKESVFYHYKELIDIRKKYDVTVFGNYAIIEKDHDKVYAYKRKYKDEEMLVVCNFYGEETEFLLEGIESYSVLNSNYKESMVEDGKVHFRPYEAVIFYKKV from the coding sequence GTGGAAAATTTTAAGAAAAGCTGTGTATATCAAATATACCCCAAGAGTTTTAAGGATACCAGCGGAAATGGTCAAGGAGATCTAAAAGGAATCACAAAAAAACTAGATTATTTGAAAAAATTGGGGGTAGACTATGTTTGGCTCACTCCTATATATATATCACCACAACATGATAATGGGTATGATGTGGCCGATTACTACAATATAAATCCTGATTTCGGAACCATGGAGGATTTTGAAGAATTAGTGGAAGAAGCTGGCAAAAGAGGAATAAAGATAATGCTTGATATGGTATTCAACCATACATCCACAGAGCATGAGTGGTTTAAAAAAGCTATGGCAGGGGTTAAAAAATACATGGACTACTATATATTAAAAGATCCTGTAGACGGCAGGGAGCCAACCAACTGGGAATCCAAGTTTGGTGGCAATGCTTGGGAGTATGTACCGCATTTAAATAAGTACTACCTCCACCTTTTTGACAAGACACAAGCAGACCTTGACTGGGAGAATGAGGAGCTCAGGGAGGAGATATATAGGATAGTTAACTTCTGGCTTGAAAAAGGGGTTAAAGGATTCAGGCTTGACGTGATAAATCTTATAAGTAAACCTGAAATTTTTGAAAACGACTATGTGGGGGATGGAAGAAGATTTTACACAGACGGACCTAAAATACACGAGTATCTAAAGGAACTCAACAGGAGAACTTTCGGAAAATACAACGATGTTGTAACTGTCGGAGAGATGAGCAGTACAACAATAGAAAATTGTATAAGGTACAGCAATCCTCAAGAGAAGGAGCTTTCAATGGTGTTTAACTTTCACCATCTTAAGATAGACTATAAAAACGGCAACAAGTGGAGTGACGTGGAGTTTGACTTCGCTATGCTCAAAGACCTGTTTGACAATTGGCAAACGAAGATGGACAAGGGCAGTGGTTGGAATGCACTTTTCTGGTGCAACCACGATCAGCCTAGGGTGGTCTCGAGATATGGCGACGATAAAAGCTATTATAAAGAGAGTGCGAAGATGCTGGCAACAACGATACACATGATGAAGGGGACCCCGTATATCTACCAGGGAGAAGAGATAGGCATGACCAACGCCTATTTTGATAGCATATCCCAGTACAGGGATGTGGAGTCGATCAACTACTATGAGATACTTAAAAAAGATGGGGTTTCAGAGGATGAGATACTAAGAATTCTTCAGAAAAAATCAAGGGATAACTCCAGAACCCCTATGCAGTGGGATAACAGCTCAAATGCAGGATTTACAAGTGGCGAACCTTGGATAGGAGTCATCTCAAACTACAGGGAAATAAATGCAAAAAAATCTCTAGAAGACAAGGAGTCTGTTTTCTACCATTATAAAGAACTTATAGATATAAGGAAAAAATATGATGTCACGGTATTTGGGAATTATGCAATAATAGAAAAAGATCACGACAAGGTTTATGCCTATAAGAGAAAATATAAAGATGAAGAGATGCTTGTCGTATGCAATTTTTATGGGGAAGAAACAGAATTCCTACTAGAGGGGATCGAAAGCTATAGCGTGCTCAACTCAAACTATAAAGAGAGCATGGTAGAAGACGGAAAAGTACACTTCAGACCTTATGAGGCAGTAATTTTTTACAAAAAGGTCTAG